A region of the Gammaproteobacteria bacterium genome:
GACGATTGCCTCGACCTGGGCTGCGGCTACGGAGTGCTGGGATTGTGTATGGCAAAGATGACACCTGGCGGACACAGCTTGCTGGTCGACAAGGATTTCGTCGCGGTCGAGTACGCTGAAAGAAATCGACGACACAATGGCATCGACAACGCAAGTTGCATTTTGAGTAACGGTTTTAACCAGCTCCCCGCACAACAATTCGATGTCATCGTGTCGAACATCCCTGCCAAGGTCGGCAAGGAGATGCTTTACATCTACCTGTTTGACGCGCTTGAATACCTGAAACCCGGGGGGTCCTTTTACATCGTCACGATCACGGGTTTACGCCAGTTTTTCAAACGTGGTTTCAACGAGGTCTTCGGCCATTACGAAAAAATCAAGCAGGGTAAAACCTAC
Encoded here:
- a CDS encoding class I SAM-dependent methyltransferase, which gives rise to MLNELNQYNQKIRQDLLIEHRGLEFYTTWGLFSPRQVDDGSRMLLDFLELSTNDDCLDLGCGYGVLGLCMAKMTPGGHSLLVDKDFVAVEYAERNRRHNGIDNASCILSNGFNQLPAQQFDVIVSNIPAKVGKEMLYIYLFDALEYLKPGGSFYIVTITGLRQFFKRGFNEVFGHYEKIKQGKTYTVARGIKQ